Part of the Falsibacillus albus genome, TTTAAAGAAATGTATTGGATACCCTTTTGCCCTGCTCAAAAGTTGATCGAGCTTTTCTGCACTTACGACACCTTTTAAACGATAAAATCCGGAAATAAACGTATTTTGTTCTTTCGGGCGCATAAAACCATCCAGTTTATGAAACATACTGATACTATGGACTGAGCCGATTGCCGTCTTTGTCACCAATGATGCTACAACATCAGCATACCATCGCTGATCCGGCTCAAAGTGAGCATGTTGGATAATCGACTCCTTAATGGAAAGTGGAATTATGCTGGTTAATTGCTTCTCTTGATTGATCACATAAAAATCCTTGCTTGAAATGTGCTGATTTTGTTTGGATACAATGATATTGATGGGATTTTGCTCATAGGGAAAGTCCAATTCCTTCAATTTACCGAAATCTTTATTAGCATCCCCCTGATAATAAATCGTATATAATTCATCCAGCTTCTTTTTTTTCCAGGTTCCTTTTTCCCAATAAAGCGGCGGTGCACCCCCTTGTGACTCAAATTTATAATAATCGACCAGCTTCAACCCCTTCATTGCAATCCTTTGCCCGGAGGAAAACCATTCTCCATTTCGAAGCGTTTGTTCTGCAAAATTAATCTTCGTATCAACCATCTTGACATCTTCTAATTTAATTGCCCATTGTGATGCAAAATAATGATCATTAATACGGCCGGCCATAGTCTTATATTCCAATGTAATTGGCCCTTCTTCCTTTTGTAGCGAATTGTTCCGCTTCGTCCAATCGCATTCAGCTTCCTCTGCTGTCACGCATGAAGATAGCTCGGTTTTTGGCGGAATGTGAAGGTTGTATGTTCCCTTTGGTAGATAAACAGTCTGTTTTATTTGAAATGTATTTTTTTGGTGAACGATGGTTATTTCCTGCCTGCCATCCACACTCGATCCAGATGGAGCTTCCTTGTCTGAAAACCGATTCCACTGCAGGGACAAAGCAGACAAGATTACGAGCAAAAGCAGAAAACCTATAATCAATATTTTCCTTGCCATGAAACTTCTCCTTTTTCTTCCTTACTATTACCATACCAAAATCGAGCAAAAATCTATATGAAAATCTTGATGGATCCTTCTCTTTTCCATTGAGGAATGGTAGAGTATCTTTGATTGAGAATTGATGAAGATTTTAGGAGGAAATGACATGATCCAACGATTTATCGAATTAGGCGAAGGATATTCTGATTTATACGAGCTGTTTGAAATCGCCAAAGCAAACAAGCATCGCCTCTCCCAAATGCTTGCATTCCACACTATGATCAATGGCAAAGCAGTCACATCTTTGACTGTCGTGCTTACTCCGACCAATCCAGGAGACTTTCAGCCCTTGTACATTTGCCGGGAAGGAATCCCAAATCCAAATGTGATCCCTAACAAGCGATTCGACCTTTTCAAAGCAACTGCATCTGAACTGAACGGTAAAGTAATTGAAATGGATGTCAAACCATCCACCACCTTCAATGAAAAAGAACTTTACTACCAATACTTAATAGGCATACTAAGACTGAACCACCTCATCCCACCGATGAAATAGAGAGACGATACATTGATGGAGGGCTGCCTTTCTCCTCCATCCTGTTCGTAATGTTAGATTTTTAAGGGAACAATAGACCAAAATAAAAACAGGTGAATGCGTCACCTGTTAAATACCGATTTTATAATCATATTCTTTTGCTTTATCTGGCTTGGAATTTTCATATTCTGTCCGAACGAACGGTTTGTATGATGGTTCTACTTTCTTGACGAACGCAAGGGAGCTTAGCTTGTCCATTGCTGCTTCGACATCAGGTTGATTCATATATACAACTGCATATTTCATTTTTTTGGAAATGTAGTGCACATTGCCAAATCGTCGCAATGACTTTGCATGCTTCAAATTATACAACCAAACGATAATCCCTTGTCTCTCTGTTTGCATTTCATTTTCCCCTTAAATTTACAATATGTATGATTAAGTCTAGCACATGTCTCTTCACGTTCGCAACAGATCAAATAGTCAAAAATAAGGTGTGGTCATTATGGATATCGAAAACATTTGGAATAAATTTATCCAAATAATGAATGAAGAAGATACAATCACAAGGGCCGTATGGAAAAAGATTGCCGGGATCCCTTTCATTTATATACAATCACCGGAAAACCCACATCATGTCGAACATGTTGTCAAAAAAGCCTCTGCACAAGCTATGAAAGGAAAACAGCTAAAGTGTGAAACCATTTTTGTCAGAAAGGAAGAAAGCCTGCATGTTTATCGCCACCGCTTCTATGTACCTCAGGAAAAAATGTTTTGCTGCGGCAATATGTGCAATGATTGTGTCCGGCTAAAACCAAATCTTTTCTGGCACTGAAACTCCTCACAAAAAATGAATGTGCCTGGCCATCCATGCTGCAGTAAATAAATAATTTACTCCCTGCATGGAGACCAAAGCACATTCCCTTGTTTTATGCGGAACAGCCACAGCTCCCGCCAGATCCACAACCGCCGCTGCAGGCAGAATCAAAAAATGGATTTCCGGTAGGTACTTTGATATGTTCAGATACTGATCTTCCAATAACAACACTGATTTGATCCAATAAATTCTGTAGATCTGTTTCGGCTTTCCTGAATTCTGCTACGCAATCATCCATGTCCATGTCACGCTTGGCTTCCCTTACTTCTTTCATGATTCGCTTGTAGTCTGGATGATATTTCCCGAATCGCTGAGCATCCTCATAATGTCCCTTCAGACTTGAGAATTTTTTTATCTTATCCTGTGTATCTTTATTTTTCCTCATATGATAAAGACAGATACGATAGTTTTCGGCGATATCTGACTCTAGAATCATTCGTGAAAGTTGTTCAGCATTTGCTAATAATTCAAGTTTCTCAGGTGTTGTAGCAAGCACAATCGCTCACCTCCACCTATATTTTAACATGTTTTGTTAATGTAGGCGAATAGTAACTCACTGAATAGTTACATAGAAATCCTTACTTACCCCATAGCGGCTATGATTGGAATTAACCAAATCCAATTTAATGTGGTGAACCCCTTTTGGCAATCCTTTGATGATGAATGCAGCGGTTTGATAATCTCCATTGAGTCTGCCATCTACATACACGGCAATTTTTGCAGGATTTTTTCCGTTTAATGATATGCTGGAAATTACACATTCTACAAATACATCTTTTCCTCTGACCACGTGTTTTACATTCATTTTTTTGGCGGAAGATTGTGAGACTGTCTGTGCTTTAGCATTGATTTCCCCATGTTTTTCAGGTATGTAGGATTGACAGCCTCCCAATAGCATAACGGACAAAAGTAAGGCTATTCTTATCATTTTGTATCACTCCTTGTATGATAGGTTTTGCTGTAATGCCAATTTTTACTCATACAAAGGTGAAATAATAATATTGCCAAAACAAAAGAGCATGCATTCAATTCATGCTCTTTTTCAATCCTGTGTATTCATCGCCTGAAACATATGCATCATCATCGATGCCATTTGCAGCCCATTTGAAAACCTTTCGACTTGATGCGGGATCGTTTTTTTATAATAATTCAACGAAGCAATCTCAAGTTTTTCTATGTGATTCGGATTTCTGGTCAATGTTCGATACCACATTGGCTGTTCCCGGATAAATTCTTTTAGATCTTGTTTTTCGTAAATATATTCAATGATTTCTGCCCTCATCTTTTCACCTGATTTCTAATCTTTTCGAAATGAAAATGGATTATTTGGCTTTGAATCCCTGACTGGTGCACTGCCGCTTCCTTTCCCTCCCTGGAACTGAGATAAAACACCTTGGATGCTACCTATCGCTTGGCTGAGTTGATTGATATGCTGCTGCATTTGGTCGGCATCCATATTTTTAATCATATTTCCTATTTGGCTGATCCATTGGGTATCCGTTTTTGTCTTTTCTTCTTTCACTTCATTTTCTTCACGGAACTTGTTGAAGCGTGCATCTTCTTCTCCAAGCAAATACCAATCTTCATATAATTCCTGCCAGTTTTCCTTTCCGCTCCTAACAGCTTGAATCATTTTGGGATGTTTTTTTACGAACCCCTTGAATTTTTCGACGGAAGGATGAAGCTTTTTTCCCGTCATTATATTCACCTCTATTCAAATCATTCCATACAATCAATTGACTATTATAAATTATGATAATTTTACAAAAAGGTGAGTGCCTAGTTCTTTCCTATGCAATTTCTTCATGTTATGATAATGGAGCATTTTATCAATGGACATGAAGGAAGAGGAATATGAACAAAGAATTACAGCTTTTGCTCGAAGATTGCATCCTACATGCAAGCGGGGAAGATTTATCGACAATCAAGCAGGTTTTGGAAGGCATTCGAAGAAAGCAGATCGGATTAAATGGGTCCTTTATCGGGGCGATCTTAAATATGGAAAAAAAAATGATGGAAGATGGCGGCTATGCAGTTGAAGTGCCGATCAATGAGTTGACGGCTAACTCACTTGGCATTGTTCATGGAGGTATCACTGCAACCGTCCTTGATTCAGCGATGGGAACTTTAGCCAATATTTTATTGCCTGAAGGTTTCGGAGCAGTCACTTCCAATTTAACGATTCATTACATTTCACCTGGCATCGGAAATTCCATGACCGCCATTGCCCGCATTATTCATAAAGGCACCAAAACGATTGTCATTGAAGGAGAAATCATACAAGATGACGGAAAGAAAATCGCACACTGTACAGGGACGTTCTTTGTCATAAAAAAACCAGCTGCATAAGAAAAGTGGAAACGCGTCCGTCCCCTTTCAAAAAGATTCTCAATACTGAGCATAAAAAAGGAATGGGACAAAAGTATTTTTGGAGAATAAAAATCCGAACTAATTCTTTTATTAGAATCTGTTCGGATTTTTTAATAGCCATTGTTAAAGCATGTATGTTGTTTTCAGCTTATTCTAGCTGTTGATCGAAGAGCAAAGACGAAGACTCCGGCGGGATCAATGTCCGCTCCGCCGAAAATGAAGTCTTGCGCGAAAATCAATAGCGGTGCAATTACAGATCCAAAAGGTATTAGTTGTCTTGTGATGTGGTTTTGTTATGTCCCAACCTTATCTCAAGGTTTCTGTAGGAAATTTTGCGTATAATTTTTTTGATAGACCCCCACTCCCAAATGGGTAAAATCTTTATTCAGCATCGTTTCCCTATGGCTTTGTGAGTTCAGCCACCCTTCAATGGCCGCTGGTGCGTCAATATATTGGGCAGCAATATTCTCACCTGCCATTTGGTAGCTCACATCTGCCGCATCCAACCTTTCGGATAAATCACCGTATTTGGGGGATTTATGCGAAAAGTAATCATTGTCATACATATCCTTACTGTGTTCATAAGCTACCTTTGCAGTATCTTCATCCCATTGAACGGGATTTAATTCAAATCTTTTCCTGATGATGTTCGTCAAATCAAAAATTTCTTTTTCACTGCCCCTGTCAATCACTTGCCACTGATTATCTGAAGGGACTTCAGGATCAACCAATTCACCGCGATATACCATTTCATACGGGCGTTGTTTAATTAGGGTTGATTTATCCAATACTCGAATACTTGACAGAGTGCCTTTCACTTTATCCAAATATAATTGAACATAAATATTTCCCAGCTGAACGAGCGGCCGGATGTTCAAATCTTCTTCTGATAATTCGAAGCGATATGTACCTTTTTCATATTGAACATGGACATCAGGGTTCAAATAGGTAGATGTATAAATTTTTTCTATGCTTTGTCCAATTTTAAACGGGGCTATGTCCACGTTATCACCAATGGCAAATATTGTGACAACTTTTTGCTTCGCCACCCCTACTTGCATATAAGTCTGATCAGCCTTATTATATATCCACCAATCATAGCCATATGAGGAAGGGTCGATTCTGGTCGGCTCACCATATAATTGCTTCAATCGATCAGCAGACTTTCCAATAAGGGTTGTAACCCCTTCATTTGGACGTTTTGTCTTTTTGGAAGGCATATTTCCATCTGAATCAACATTCAAATCCATCTTGGCAGTTGGCGACTGATGTTCATCCTTCAATACATTATTTTCGGTATGATGAAGATTTTTATAAATCCAGACTCCAAAAATCAATATTAAGATTACAAATATTCTAAGAAGAGTGCGCAGAAGTTAGCCTCCTTTCAAACCTTGAAACACTATATTTTCATTATAACATTTTAGTACCAGGTATTAATACTTTGGAATGATAATTCCTAAAAATATACACTATTTTTACAATTCATTAACTATGTCTTTTTGTTTTTCATAATTTTTCCTGATTTTTCAGCTTGATTATTATGTACACATTGCAAGAATTTTCATTTTCGACTATTATTAGTAATGAAATCATGTCATGCATTTATCTTTTGATTGTTGGAAACGCTTCATTATATAAGATAATTGCCTATTGTTCATAGGAGGGATTTGTGTATGAAATTCGAAAAAACGGGTTTTGAAACGATTAAAGCAGATTTGAACCGCCTTGATGAGGTAATGAAGTCACACGGACTTGTCCGCGAAGCCCAATGGGATTATGAGCGTGTTACATATGACCACAAGTTTGAAATTAAGGAAGGTACCTTCTATTTGCGTGTATTCGGACACGCTGCAGAAGGTGATGTCGGTTCACATGATGCCGTCATTCAATTAATGACACCGCTTCTCGGAAAGCACTATTATCCTCATGGAGTAGAATATGGAGAAGGAGAAGACTTTCCAAAACATTTGGTGACAAAATGTGAAAAAATATTAGCTGATGTAAAAAATGACATATCCGTTTTTGCTGAATAAAAAAAGCTGTCCCTTCGGTGCCTGCACCAGATTTAGGGACAGTTTCTTTTTTTTTAGTAACGCATCATCAGCTCTAATCAATATGCATGATAAAGCATTTGATTACACATCCATATTTTCCCTCAATTCTATTTCTTTTTCTGTTCAAATCCCATCCCAGCATAATATAATAATAGTAAGTTAGTGTTGTCAGAAAGGAGAACTACGTTGTCCGCAATCTTCAAAAAGAAATATTTAATTTTCATCTTGCTGCTGATCATCTCAGCATTATTTATTTATTTTGTCCTGCCAGTTTCAATCCCCCTCATTGTAGCCATCGTGACGGCGTTATTTTTAGATCCCCTTGTCAGGCTGGTTGTCAATAAATTCAATCGGAAAAGGCATTTTGCTGTAATGATTGTGTTTATCACGTTTACATTATTGATGGGGCTTGCTGCATTCTTCATTACCACCAAAGTAGTGACCGAAGCAGTCAAACTGGTCCAGGATGCCCCGAAATATGTAAGTCAAATGAATGATTTATGGAGCAACTATGAAGGACATTTTAGCAGCGCTTCTCAGGACTTGCCAAAAGAACTTGTCGATACCGTTTCAAATGAGATTCAAACAAATTTAGAATCTTCAAAGAAAAAATTATTTAACTACTTAAACTTTGAAAAGGTCAGCACCTTTTTGTCATACATTCCAAACTTTCTTGTCAGTTTCCTAGTCTATTTGATTGCATTATTTTTATTTATGCTGGAGCTTCCAAATATCAAGAAGGCCATTTATTCACATCTTCATGAACGGACAGCCGATAAGGTGAATTTTATGACTTCAAGGTTATCCTATGTAGTATTCGGGTTTTTAAAGGCCCAATTCCTGGTCAGCATCATTATCTTTATCGTATCCATGATAGGTTTATTAATCATCACACCTGATATCGCAGTCGTGATGTCGCTCATTATTTGGATCATCGACTTCATTCCATTGATCGGCTCCATTGTGATCCTCGGACCCTGGGCTCTATTCCATTTGCTTACAGGAGATATTTCCCTCGGATCTCAGCTGGCTATTTTGGCGATTATCCTGCTGATAATCAGAAGGACTGTCGAACCAAAAGTAATGGGGACCCATATAGGACTATCCCCGCTCTCAACACTGATTGCCATGTTCCTTGGTTTGAAATTGTTGGGTTTATTCGGGTTTATTATCGGCCCGCTCCTGCTCATCGTATTCAATTCAGCCAAAGAAGCAGGAATCATTAAATGGAATTTCAAAATATAGCAGGCTGTGTAATAGATAATAAAAAAGTATGGATATCCATACTTTTTTTGTTCTTATTTTAGGCTGTTTTCGTAACGCTCTTTTCGAATAGTTTGTTGCTTTTCATTAAATGGTGTGTAAGGTTGATTTTCGCTGCAGGATGCTCGCTTTCCGAGGGGCCTCACACGAAGTGAGGTCGTTCGATGTTGGCACACATCCCCCCAACCCCTCCGCGCTTCGCTGTGGGGTCTCACCTGTCTAGCTCCAATCAACTTCATATGATGAGTTAACTTAAAGAAAAACTGACAAAAACAACAATCTTTGAGAAAAGAGCCTCAAGTAAAGATTGTTGTTAAATTCTTTCTGACGATTTTAACGTGTAAATTGATGTTTGCGCGTTGAAATATAGAATCCCGTCTCTTTTCTCGCATATTAGGCAATTTTAAAGATAAAAAACGAATGGACAATCCTAGCTTTCTCCGAAGGAATTGAAAAAACGATAATATTTCAGGAGTCAGCTTATTTTATATCATCTAGAAGAAATCATATAGGAATGGCCGATCCACCTTTAACATGTTATTAAGCCTGACCGCCTCATCACGGCTGCAATGAATTGCG contains:
- a CDS encoding stalk domain-containing protein translates to MARKILIIGFLLLLVILSALSLQWNRFSDKEAPSGSSVDGRQEITIVHQKNTFQIKQTVYLPKGTYNLHIPPKTELSSCVTAEEAECDWTKRNNSLQKEEGPITLEYKTMAGRINDHYFASQWAIKLEDVKMVDTKINFAEQTLRNGEWFSSGQRIAMKGLKLVDYYKFESQGGAPPLYWEKGTWKKKKLDELYTIYYQGDANKDFGKLKELDFPYEQNPINIIVSKQNQHISSKDFYVINQEKQLTSIIPLSIKESIIQHAHFEPDQRWYADVVASLVTKTAIGSVHSISMFHKLDGFMRPKEQNTFISGFYRLKGVVSAEKLDQLLSRAKGYPIHFFKLNKIEKESYRNLIAYDERPVRFHGSPLHGVECIYDDGKMLFPAAMVFKGLGFTVKNNSDDHEWMIIKGEEHVRLSETGNFLYINGEKYGMLTNPFVHINQSVYIDEGWLKKIFHLSIDKRENSIVISEQ
- a CDS encoding DUF7147 family protein, producing MIQRFIELGEGYSDLYELFEIAKANKHRLSQMLAFHTMINGKAVTSLTVVLTPTNPGDFQPLYICREGIPNPNVIPNKRFDLFKATASELNGKVIEMDVKPSTTFNEKELYYQYLIGILRLNHLIPPMK
- a CDS encoding YlbG family protein; translated protein: MQTERQGIIVWLYNLKHAKSLRRFGNVHYISKKMKYAVVYMNQPDVEAAMDKLSSLAFVKKVEPSYKPFVRTEYENSKPDKAKEYDYKIGI
- a CDS encoding YlbF family regulator; amino-acid sequence: MLATTPEKLELLANAEQLSRMILESDIAENYRICLYHMRKNKDTQDKIKKFSSLKGHYEDAQRFGKYHPDYKRIMKEVREAKRDMDMDDCVAEFRKAETDLQNLLDQISVVIGRSVSEHIKVPTGNPFFDSACSGGCGSGGSCGCSA
- a CDS encoding YlbE-like family protein, which produces MRAEIIEYIYEKQDLKEFIREQPMWYRTLTRNPNHIEKLEIASLNYYKKTIPHQVERFSNGLQMASMMMHMFQAMNTQD
- a CDS encoding YlbD family protein yields the protein MTGKKLHPSVEKFKGFVKKHPKMIQAVRSGKENWQELYEDWYLLGEEDARFNKFREENEVKEEKTKTDTQWISQIGNMIKNMDADQMQQHINQLSQAIGSIQGVLSQFQGGKGSGSAPVRDSKPNNPFSFRKD
- a CDS encoding PaaI family thioesterase; this translates as MNKELQLLLEDCILHASGEDLSTIKQVLEGIRRKQIGLNGSFIGAILNMEKKMMEDGGYAVEVPINELTANSLGIVHGGITATVLDSAMGTLANILLPEGFGAVTSNLTIHYISPGIGNSMTAIARIIHKGTKTIVIEGEIIQDDGKKIAHCTGTFFVIKKPAA
- a CDS encoding CAP domain-containing protein, with the protein product MIFGVWIYKNLHHTENNVLKDEHQSPTAKMDLNVDSDGNMPSKKTKRPNEGVTTLIGKSADRLKQLYGEPTRIDPSSYGYDWWIYNKADQTYMQVGVAKQKVVTIFAIGDNVDIAPFKIGQSIEKIYTSTYLNPDVHVQYEKGTYRFELSEEDLNIRPLVQLGNIYVQLYLDKVKGTLSSIRVLDKSTLIKQRPYEMVYRGELVDPEVPSDNQWQVIDRGSEKEIFDLTNIIRKRFELNPVQWDEDTAKVAYEHSKDMYDNDYFSHKSPKYGDLSERLDAADVSYQMAGENIAAQYIDAPAAIEGWLNSQSHRETMLNKDFTHLGVGVYQKNYTQNFLQKP
- a CDS encoding YugN family protein, whose product is MKFEKTGFETIKADLNRLDEVMKSHGLVREAQWDYERVTYDHKFEIKEGTFYLRVFGHAAEGDVGSHDAVIQLMTPLLGKHYYPHGVEYGEGEDFPKHLVTKCEKILADVKNDISVFAE
- the ytvI gene encoding sporulation integral membrane protein YtvI, with amino-acid sequence MSAIFKKKYLIFILLLIISALFIYFVLPVSIPLIVAIVTALFLDPLVRLVVNKFNRKRHFAVMIVFITFTLLMGLAAFFITTKVVTEAVKLVQDAPKYVSQMNDLWSNYEGHFSSASQDLPKELVDTVSNEIQTNLESSKKKLFNYLNFEKVSTFLSYIPNFLVSFLVYLIALFLFMLELPNIKKAIYSHLHERTADKVNFMTSRLSYVVFGFLKAQFLVSIIIFIVSMIGLLIITPDIAVVMSLIIWIIDFIPLIGSIVILGPWALFHLLTGDISLGSQLAILAIILLIIRRTVEPKVMGTHIGLSPLSTLIAMFLGLKLLGLFGFIIGPLLLIVFNSAKEAGIIKWNFKI